Genomic window (bacterium):
TCTGCCCGAAGGAGCTTCACGAGAAGGCGCGCGAAATCGCCCCCGACCTGCCGCCGAATGCGGAGCTAGTAGACCCGTTCGACGTCGTGGAGAAGGCCCGCGCGCTCCTCTGCAATGAGTAATTCCCCGCGCCTCGAGCACGCGAAAACGGGCGGTGCCGGATGACCGAGTGGTGGAAAGCGCTGTACGAACGGCCCGTATACCTCGAGGTCTATCAGGCCGAGGACATCGAAATCGCCGCGGGCGAAATCGAATCGCTCGTTTCCGCGTTCAAAATTTCCCCGCCGCTTTCGATTCTCGACTGCCCCTGCGGATACGGCCGCCACGCTCTCGAACTCGCAGCCCGCGGCTTCGCCGTTTCAGGCGCGGATCTATCGCCGCTGCAAATCGAAGAAGCGAACCGCCTTGCTTCGGAGCGCGGCCTTTCCGCGGACTTCCGCGTCGCGGACGCGCGCGCCCTGCCCTGGCCCGACGGTACTTTCGACCTTTCGCTGAACATGTTCCTCTCGCTCGGATACTTCGACATCGAATCCGAGAACCAACGCCAGCTCGACGAACTCGTGCGCGTCACGAAGCAGGGCGGAAGGATCGTCATCGACCAGTGGAACCGCGAGCACGAGATCCGCTCGTTCGGAAACGAGCAACAGGAAGTGACGGATGCCGGCGTCAGAATCAGGAAAGAGTGGCGGTTCGACCCGATCCCCGGCCGGATTTACTGGAAGAACACCGCGCACTTCCCGGACGGCCGCATCGAGGAATGGGAGCATTCCGTCCGCGCGTACTCCGTGCGCGAACTGTGCGATATGGTTGCGGCGTCGGGTGCATCTGTTGCAGCGCTCTGGGGCGACCTGGACGGCAGCCCGTGGGAACTGGACAGCCCGCGAACGGTTATCGTGGCGGAGAAGGATTAGATTAACACTCGAATAATTACCCCCCTCCCCATTCCATCGCAGCCACCTTCTCCAGCACATCCATCGCCGCCGACTCAGCGTCCCGCGCCACTGCCAGCGCGTCGCATGCTTCGCCAATAGCATTTTCGTCCGTCACCGGCGTCCCCCAGCTTCCGGGGAACGGGAACAGCTTCGCGACCTTCGCCATCGCTTCCGCGGCCTTCGCATACTCGCCCGCGGCGCCGTTCAGCTCCCCGCCGACGCCCGGATTCCGCTCCGCCGCCCTTGCCAGAAACGCCGCCGCGAACCG
Coding sequences:
- a CDS encoding class I SAM-dependent methyltransferase, which produces MTEWWKALYERPVYLEVYQAEDIEIAAGEIESLVSAFKISPPLSILDCPCGYGRHALELAARGFAVSGADLSPLQIEEANRLASERGLSADFRVADARALPWPDGTFDLSLNMFLSLGYFDIESENQRQLDELVRVTKQGGRIVIDQWNREHEIRSFGNEQQEVTDAGVRIRKEWRFDPIPGRIYWKNTAHFPDGRIEEWEHSVRAYSVRELCDMVAASGASVAALWGDLDGSPWELDSPRTVIVAEKD